The Salvia splendens isolate huo1 chromosome 20, SspV2, whole genome shotgun sequence nucleotide sequence GCATAGCATTCCAATTTCCACACTTGATCACAAAACCATGGAAGCGCCTCGTCTGCTGAAGAACGCCTAGCTCTGAGCAAGCAGTCAAGATTTTAACCAAATCATAAGCATCAGGCCGAAAATCGCTAGCCAACATAGCGAGTAGAACTCCAATAGACTCCCACGCCCTCTCGTTTTCAACACATCCGCGCAGCATTGCTGAGAATGAGACCGTGTCTTTCTCAGGCATTCGTTTGAAAACCTCAGCCGCTTCGTCAGGGGCAGAGCAGCTCATGTACATAGAAATCAGAGCTGTGGAGACTAAAGCATCTGCATCCAACCAGTTTCTTGCAGCAAGTTCGTGTATCCTTTTCCCGTCATCTAAACTACGCGTAGCTTCACACGATTGCAAAACACTGATCAAAGCAACTGCATTCGCCTCGATTCCTTTAAAAATCATATCTTTGAAAAGAGCAATCGCTTCTTTCGCACCACCATGATGAGCATAGCAACCAATCATCAAACCCCACGAAATCACATCCTTCTCCTCCATTCCCTCAAACAATCTCGCTGCATAATTAACCAAACCCGTCTTTCCATACAAATTCAGAAACGCGTTCGACAAAGGTAAGCCGTTCCCCAATCCCATCCTAATCACATAACCATGAACACTCCTCCCCACCTTCAACTCCAGCAACTGGACACAAGCAGACACAACACTAACAAGAGCAACCGGATCAATCACAACACTAAATGAGTTATTCATAGTGGGACATCTTCAAAGGAATACAAATCAATTTATTTCGAACACAAATTTTATTCTCTTCAGTTAATTCACTAGGCACTAGCTATCGAAGCAGTGGACTTTAGTGAAAGTTGATAAAAATTGTAAGCCCAATAAACATTCGGCCTTTAGCCCAAAGATTCCTTCTCTTCTTCGACTGCTACAGCTTCACGCCGCCAAAACTGAACCAGAATAATTCGTGGGAAAAAAATGACGGAGGAGCAGCGGCGGAGCAAAAAGAGGAAGCGCGGAAACCACCGCATTCCAACCGCTGCAAAAAATAATGCATCTTCATCCACCACCACACCTTCCGGTGTCGCTAATCCGACTAAGAGCAGCTCGAAATCGAAGTCGTCTTTCCTCGATAAGGTGCGAGAATCGTAATTTTCCCGATATACATGGCTGTTGTTCGATTGTTATTAATTATGTTGTGATTGAACAGATGAAGACGAGATTATCAGGAGGATATTTCCGCATGATCAATGAGAAGCTTTACACTTGCAGGTTTGATTtgattccttttttttaataaaaaaaagttgaatttgTTCCTGATTTGTTTTTTGGGGGTTCACAGTGGAGATGAGGCACTGGAGTATTTTAAAGAGGATCCTTCATTGTTCAATGTTGTGAGATTTGATTAAGTTTTTCTAGCTTTTTGGTAATTTCATTTACATGTGACAAGCTGCAACTAGAAAACCTAAATTGTTTGGAGTGAAGTTAGATTAAGCTGTGTTAATGAGCTCTACTGAGCTTGAATATTGCTATTCCTAATTATTAACTTGAGGTAGTTTTTGTAGTGTTGTCTAATGGTGACTGTACATTGTGAAATAAGGTCTGGAATCATATCATTTATTGAAAGCTACTATCTACTTTGCTACTTGCTAGCTCGGTTTAAGTGAAAACGATTGGCCTCAATAGGAGATGCAGTTTGATTTTGCAGCTTGGGATCTTTAAGTTATGTTGTTGAACATTTTCTAGTGCACACGAACAACACTTAACTGACTTGTGGTTTGGGAGCATAGATATAGCCTGCACAGCTGCATGCTATGGTTTAAGCGTCTAGTAATcttcttttgtgtgtgtgtgtgtgtggagaGAGAGCAAGAGATTGTGTGGCCGTCCAGCACTCCCTAAGCACTTTCATCTATGTGAGGATTTCAATGTGATGCCTCAGATTTGACTCATATGGTTTTATTTTCTGCCGATCTGTTATGTGTACCCTATATTCTACGCCTTCCATCGAGTAGATTCAACTAATTTTGTGGGAACTCATCATGTATGTTTACTTGTTTTACCAGTACCATTCTGGATACCAAGCACAAATGTCACTTTGGCCCGAACAACCAAACGATGTCATTATAAAATGGATAAAGGATCGTAGCCCTTCTCTAGTTGTTGCTGATTTTGGTTGTGGTGAGAATCCTCAATTTCTATACAGAATATTATATTTTGATCTGTGATTTTAAAGTCTACGTTTTGATCTTATTCAGGGGATGCAAGGCTTGCTAAAAGTGTGAAGAATAAAGTTCACTCCTTTGATCTCGTCTCAAATGATCCTTCCGTAATAGCATGTGATATGTCCAATGTACGTTCCAAACATTTCCTTGTTTTCTTTCTGCCACGTGTATGTAAGTAGAAGGAAAAGAACTAAAAATAATCATCCTCCAATTTCGTGCATCAGCTAAAATGTCAGAAGctaaaatattactagtatgtAGAATCACCGTATTTTGAAATGTGGTTTATTTGGATGATATCTACTTTGCTATTGCTGTAAAACATCTACTTTGATTTTCAGACACCGCTCGCCTCATCCTCTGTTAATATTGCTGTGTTTTGCCTCTCACTTATGGGGACAAACTTCCCTAGTTACATTCAGGAAGCAAATCGGGTTCTAAAGCCTCAGTACGTATTtgattttatcttccttttccTGCACCTTATACATCCATTTCATTACACAACTTTTATCCTCCATGTGCAGAGGGTGGCTTTTAATAGCCGAGGTGAAAAGCAGACTCGATCCAACTACTGGAGGAGCAGACCCGAATGATTTCGTTAAAGCCATATGCGAACTAGGATTCGCCTCCAAATCCAAGGTTGTCGCACTTTCTACTTTCGCATTATATAAGACTTTCACACCCATTGCTAAAGTTATCTTCTTATGCGCAGGACCTCTCGAACAAAATGTTTATACTGTTTCACTTTCAAAAAAAGGTTTGTTTGTCACCTTCCTCTGTTCTAAAACTGTTTGATTACACATAGTGGATCACATTCTTCTGTTTTTTTTACCTCTGCaggaaaaacaaaaacctaGGGATATCAACTGGCCCGAGTTAAAGCCTTGTCTGTACAAGCGCCGTTGAGTAGCTTTATGAAGCCCGGCCAGGTGAAATTTTTTGTCACGCGTTGATGCGGTTCTAATTATTGAAATCTTATTCATATAGAAGATTGAGTTGTATCTTGTAGAGTGGCATATTACTATCTCATGACATTTCTCAAGTGTTGAAATTCAACTAGAAAGGCATGTTTTCTATTAACTTTATGCAGTTTATGCCAATATTCATGAAGTAGAATCTAGACCATCTATTTTGTGATCCAATGATTTATGTTAGACCCACTTATGCACTAGGGGATAGTTTAACCCTAGTGTGACATTATGTagtatatgtatattttttgctTCTTATGCTTAGCATATAAGTATAAGTTTTTGGTATGTTACAAAATGTGCTCAAGTAAAAAACAAGCCAGTATCagtataaaacataaaaaatc carries:
- the LOC121781061 gene encoding ribosomal RNA-processing protein 8-like — protein: MTEEQRRSKKRKRGNHRIPTAAKNNASSSTTTPSGVANPTKSSSKSKSSFLDKMKTRLSGGYFRMINEKLYTCSGDEALEYFKEDPSLFNVYHSGYQAQMSLWPEQPNDVIIKWIKDRSPSLVVADFGCGDARLAKSVKNKVHSFDLVSNDPSVIACDMSNTPLASSSVNIAVFCLSLMGTNFPSYIQEANRVLKPQGWLLIAEVKSRLDPTTGGADPNDFVKAICELGFASKSKDLSNKMFILFHFQKKEKQKPRDINWPELKPCLYKRR